Proteins co-encoded in one Candidatus Binataceae bacterium genomic window:
- a CDS encoding OmpA family protein — MGTKFRFAVPTAVVAGLTLVMAGCASTVQNLSQPREWDGCALGGAFLTAIAGGVGAYEVAHHTGSGDRTNVEAVFTPISAIVGAGIGAVAGHYLCDPVVPPPAAPVVATAPEAPPPPPPPPPVQHERIVLRGVHFDFNKANIRPDAVPILDEAADILSKNPNVTVDVNGYCDAIGSFAYNLKLSQRRADAVARYLESKGIPSSRLVTHGYGKTHFVASNATAAGRAQNRRVELVPAAQ, encoded by the coding sequence ATGGGCACTAAATTCCGATTCGCTGTTCCAACCGCGGTTGTGGCCGGACTAACGCTGGTCATGGCCGGCTGCGCGAGCACGGTGCAGAATTTGTCTCAGCCGCGAGAATGGGATGGGTGCGCGCTGGGAGGGGCTTTCTTGACCGCCATAGCCGGTGGTGTGGGCGCGTATGAAGTTGCGCACCACACCGGCAGCGGTGACCGGACCAACGTCGAGGCGGTCTTTACCCCGATTTCGGCGATTGTCGGCGCGGGCATCGGTGCGGTAGCGGGCCATTATCTGTGCGACCCCGTCGTGCCGCCCCCGGCGGCCCCGGTTGTTGCTACGGCGCCCGAGGCGCCGCCTCCTCCGCCGCCCCCGCCGCCGGTTCAGCACGAGCGCATCGTATTGCGCGGCGTACATTTCGACTTCAACAAGGCCAATATCCGGCCTGATGCAGTACCGATCTTGGATGAGGCGGCTGACATCCTCTCCAAGAATCCTAACGTAACCGTGGACGTTAACGGTTATTGCGACGCCATTGGCAGCTTTGCGTATAACTTGAAGCTGTCGCAGCGCCGCGCTGACGCGGTAGCTCGCTATCTGGAGAGCAAGGGCATTCCGTCCAGCCGCCTGGTGACGCATGGCTACGGTAAGACCCACTTCGTGGCCAGCAATGCCACCGCGGCGGGTCGTGCCCAGAACCGGCGCGTCGAATTGGTCCCGGCCGCGCAGTAA